One window of the Shewanella maritima genome contains the following:
- a CDS encoding PilZ domain-containing protein, with product MSLDNHSELIEQLKPLMMEPDFADIFEQLTAGESNSSRFLIKMELNRITAACTRIIDLRDKSELPCEEVTIAEQRHFLDEPAKEALLSALPLYRNKYTLGVYEHVIESHRQRRAKARDTVNEAESPTNQFLVPGVVLGSYFHRSEERMNYSIKIEASQANGAKTFGATLDLSVGGARVKLPIKHRFDQDEPLKVKLLDLNEEFFFEDLQHGVDYQIVNIENKDNNAIFRLKRVGGGKELDQVITQLIRGYKFRYKVDINDVNVTAKGLGHERHYLPLQPHLPLFIAMVNGRPQITHELLARGNQPLQHYFSDENNVSQLPELLTFKRLVNLVKQPTNPDHHLMFCFTHNANGQLRFYSATLAELKEHDSLPLFLGFSASKASWRVFKVTVQKIDHSKNYKTSTLPGEDQRYASLTETELAKFTHVLQLIDLTNEDIKAQYKQWFNNDNVNKLKVFTQKKVAKDTIRKVSMPFSERRREARFAFKTLVHVLQNGKKAVGITHDISSRGLQVYLDEPIDFQFPAEVQLSFPRLQTMAGKTDLSNQPYQLLRARQNGQILHLSANIGHSTHNGVEFLNKLIVHNKEKLAQLSDTQGEQKELADGMKNLAMRQLVGVPYFIEKTAKNLQMGCLGVGTKPDEISHLFAQNADKVLQYDMTPLLDNGVLKEHILDPIKAMKPTHDMDFFEVFIQLTKHARGNIHLVCQVVSEFESSESQALFIKQSKSTGKFMALRVYRGATGKPDMKYIRRELEFINVHAPHRAKQLEEQLWRVVGTGELIDITAEVELRFPELNQ from the coding sequence GCATCACTGCGGCGTGTACGCGTATTATTGATTTGCGCGATAAATCTGAGCTGCCATGTGAAGAGGTGACCATAGCCGAGCAGCGTCATTTTCTTGATGAACCTGCCAAAGAAGCGTTATTAAGTGCCCTGCCTCTCTATCGCAACAAGTACACCCTTGGGGTTTATGAGCATGTGATTGAGTCTCACCGTCAACGCAGAGCCAAAGCTAGAGACACGGTTAATGAAGCGGAATCGCCTACTAACCAATTTTTGGTTCCGGGTGTGGTTTTAGGCAGCTATTTTCACCGCAGCGAAGAGCGGATGAACTACAGCATTAAGATTGAGGCCAGCCAGGCAAACGGCGCGAAAACATTTGGCGCTACGCTGGATTTATCTGTCGGTGGTGCCCGCGTCAAATTACCGATTAAGCATAGATTTGATCAAGATGAGCCACTTAAGGTCAAACTACTGGACTTGAATGAAGAGTTCTTCTTTGAAGATTTACAACATGGCGTTGACTATCAAATCGTCAATATCGAAAACAAAGACAACAATGCCATATTTCGCCTTAAACGCGTCGGCGGCGGTAAAGAGCTAGATCAGGTCATTACTCAGCTAATTCGCGGCTACAAGTTTCGCTATAAAGTTGACATTAACGACGTAAATGTAACGGCAAAAGGCTTAGGCCATGAGCGTCACTACCTACCGCTGCAGCCTCATTTACCGCTGTTTATCGCCATGGTTAATGGCAGACCGCAGATCACTCATGAGCTGCTTGCTAGAGGTAACCAACCGCTCCAGCATTACTTCTCTGATGAAAATAACGTTAGCCAGCTACCTGAACTGCTCACCTTTAAACGCCTGGTTAATCTGGTTAAACAACCGACAAACCCCGATCATCATTTGATGTTTTGCTTTACCCACAATGCCAACGGGCAACTGAGGTTTTACTCAGCAACCCTTGCTGAGCTTAAAGAGCACGATAGCCTGCCTCTGTTTTTAGGTTTTAGTGCTTCAAAAGCAAGCTGGCGGGTATTTAAGGTCACAGTACAAAAGATCGATCACAGTAAAAACTACAAAACCTCAACCTTGCCCGGTGAAGATCAACGCTACGCAAGCCTCACTGAAACTGAGTTGGCTAAGTTCACTCACGTACTACAACTTATTGACCTTACCAATGAAGATATAAAAGCGCAGTATAAGCAGTGGTTTAATAACGATAACGTCAATAAACTCAAAGTTTTCACCCAGAAAAAAGTCGCCAAAGATACCATTAGAAAAGTATCCATGCCTTTTAGCGAACGCCGCCGTGAAGCACGCTTTGCCTTTAAAACTCTGGTGCATGTGCTGCAAAATGGCAAGAAAGCGGTGGGGATTACCCATGATATATCGAGTCGCGGCTTACAGGTTTATTTAGATGAACCAATTGACTTCCAATTTCCTGCAGAGGTTCAACTTAGCTTCCCTAGGCTGCAAACCATGGCTGGGAAAACCGATCTGAGTAATCAGCCCTACCAATTACTGCGTGCTCGCCAGAATGGACAGATCTTGCATCTTAGTGCCAATATCGGTCATAGCACTCACAATGGCGTTGAGTTTCTCAATAAACTCATCGTCCACAACAAAGAAAAGCTCGCTCAGCTATCTGACACCCAAGGAGAGCAGAAAGAGCTCGCTGATGGCATGAAAAACTTAGCGATGAGGCAACTGGTGGGTGTGCCTTACTTTATTGAAAAGACCGCTAAGAACCTGCAAATGGGCTGTTTAGGAGTAGGCACAAAACCTGATGAAATAAGTCATTTATTTGCTCAAAATGCTGACAAAGTTTTGCAATACGACATGACACCTCTGCTGGACAATGGTGTTTTAAAAGAACACATTCTTGACCCTATTAAGGCAATGAAACCCACTCATGATATGGACTTTTTTGAGGTGTTCATTCAGCTTACAAAACATGCGCGCGGCAACATTCATTTAGTTTGTCAGGTGGTGTCTGAGTTTGAATCGAGTGAATCACAAGCTTTGTTCATCAAGCAGAGTAAATCGACGGGTAAATTTATGGCACTGCGAGTTTACCGAGGCGCAACAGGCAAGCCAGATATGAAGTACATTCGCCGCGAGTTAGAATTTATCAATGTCCACGCACCTCATAGGGCAAAACAACTGGAAGAACAGCTTTGGCGCGTGGTGGGTACTGGTGAGTTGATTGATATTACCGCCGAGGTTGAGCTACGCTTTCCTGAGCTTAATCAGTAA
- a CDS encoding alpha/beta fold hydrolase, with protein MNLAIKQESLFLPYRQGQLHLRHIAPKLATHNHPPILMLHGAMSNGKVFYSDKGKGLACFLAKAGFDVYVLDSAGRGLSEPPISRDFNLGQSDVIKEQLPLAQAFILKRHPLEQKVHWCAHSWGGVLMASCIVRFEHIQQSVLSLLTFGTKRTIKVQNWRKWLMVDLVWNRLAPAYAKKTGFLNAQKLKMGMDNETRASLSNTIDWVRGDWIDTDDGFDYRQAAVDVNWPKTWFIAAKKDRVLGNPSDVQDMLAECGLNEAKYTLLAKRNGYLDDYDHASMLTAPHAIDDHFVQIRQWYLAHDLG; from the coding sequence TTGAATCTAGCTATTAAACAAGAGTCATTATTCCTTCCTTACCGTCAAGGGCAGCTGCATTTACGCCACATTGCCCCAAAGCTAGCTACACATAATCATCCACCCATTTTGATGCTGCATGGCGCTATGTCTAACGGCAAGGTGTTTTATAGCGATAAAGGTAAGGGCTTAGCGTGTTTTTTAGCAAAAGCTGGGTTTGATGTTTATGTGCTTGATAGTGCTGGGCGCGGTTTAAGCGAGCCTCCAATTAGCCGTGATTTTAACCTTGGGCAAAGCGATGTGATTAAAGAACAACTGCCGCTAGCACAAGCGTTTATTTTAAAGCGTCATCCTCTTGAGCAAAAAGTGCATTGGTGTGCCCATTCATGGGGCGGCGTGTTAATGGCGAGCTGTATCGTGCGCTTTGAGCATATTCAGCAAAGTGTATTGTCACTACTGACCTTTGGTACTAAGCGAACCATTAAGGTTCAGAACTGGCGCAAATGGTTAATGGTGGATTTGGTGTGGAATCGACTGGCACCAGCCTATGCTAAAAAGACCGGTTTTTTGAATGCGCAAAAGCTTAAAATGGGTATGGATAATGAAACCCGAGCCTCGCTTAGCAATACCATAGATTGGGTACGAGGTGACTGGATAGACACTGATGATGGTTTTGACTACCGTCAGGCTGCTGTAGATGTTAACTGGCCTAAAACCTGGTTTATTGCGGCTAAAAAAGATCGCGTGTTAGGTAATCCATCTGATGTACAAGATATGCTGGCAGAGTGTGGCCTAAACGAGGCTAAGTATACCTTGCTAGCTAAGCGAAATGGTTATCTTGATGATTATGATCATGCATCTATGCTTACCGCCCCTCATGCCATTGACGATCATTTTGTGCAGATCCGTCAGTGGTACTTAGCGCATGATCTTGGTTGA
- the serB gene encoding phosphoserine phosphatase SerB, which produces MITAEYIVVEVSVLNWLTKQTTSVLDLEHGQVSRYQESQFDKISSATSAQLRVVFDPSDTDTCAALDNWLAKLTLTRVTSNYSICLLTRSNSYLGFELTFNAQHQDVVADFPSSSLAQYFWVTQPLAKLAQPGLLVMDMDSTAIEIECIDELAAMAGVGDAVAEVTAQAMRGELDFEQSLRTRVSKLAGADEAIITELCANLPIMPGLEDSLSELKQHQWKLVVASGGFTPFVNDLKQKLGLDAAFANELVIESGTLNGTVTGDVVDAQYKADVVVRMAEQWGIGCGQRVAIGDGANDIPMINQADLGLAFHAKPKLKQQADIAIDRLDMRALVFCLQG; this is translated from the coding sequence GTGATAACAGCGGAGTATATTGTGGTTGAAGTTAGCGTTCTAAATTGGTTAACCAAGCAAACAACAAGTGTTTTAGACCTTGAACACGGGCAAGTTAGCCGCTATCAGGAATCTCAATTCGATAAAATAAGCTCAGCTACAAGCGCTCAATTGCGAGTGGTGTTTGACCCAAGTGATACTGATACCTGCGCCGCGCTTGATAACTGGTTGGCAAAGCTAACATTGACACGAGTAACATCAAACTATTCGATATGTTTGCTAACGCGTAGTAACAGTTACCTTGGCTTTGAGCTGACATTTAATGCTCAACATCAAGACGTGGTAGCTGATTTTCCCAGCTCAAGTTTAGCGCAATATTTTTGGGTGACTCAGCCTTTAGCAAAACTCGCTCAGCCAGGTTTGCTAGTGATGGATATGGACTCGACAGCCATTGAAATTGAGTGTATTGACGAGTTAGCCGCGATGGCTGGAGTAGGTGATGCGGTCGCTGAAGTGACGGCTCAGGCCATGCGTGGAGAGCTTGATTTTGAGCAAAGCCTGCGCACCAGAGTGAGTAAACTTGCTGGTGCTGATGAGGCAATTATTACTGAGCTTTGCGCTAATTTACCGATTATGCCAGGGCTTGAGGATTCGCTTAGTGAGCTTAAGCAGCACCAGTGGAAGTTAGTGGTTGCATCTGGTGGCTTTACACCTTTTGTGAACGACTTAAAGCAAAAACTGGGTTTAGATGCCGCGTTTGCCAATGAGCTGGTGATTGAAAGCGGCACGCTTAATGGCACCGTTACGGGCGATGTAGTCGACGCTCAGTACAAAGCCGATGTGGTGGTACGTATGGCTGAGCAATGGGGTATAGGGTGCGGGCAGCGTGTTGCAATTGGTGATGGTGCTAACGATATTCCTATGATTAATCAGGCTGATTTAGGCTTGGCATTTCACGCGAAACCTAAATTAAAACAGCAAGCCGATATTGCTATCGATAGGCTAGATATGCGCGCGCTGGTATTCTGTTTACAGGGCTAA